The Bifidobacterium animalis subsp. animalis ATCC 25527 genome has a segment encoding these proteins:
- the araA gene encoding L-arabinose isomerase → MAMENPFEGKEIWFGVGSQDLYGEEALRQVAQQSAEIVDSLNASGRIPVKLVLKPTLKSSDGVRRFMVDASADDSCIGVITWMHTFSPAKMWIRGLEALRKPLLQLNTQHHFEIPWETIDMDFMNLNQAAHGDREYGYIVTRLGIPRKIVVGHYTDPAVADKIGVWARACAGWQASNTMNVMRWGDNMRNVAVTEGDKTEAERVFGASINTWAVNELVAAYDAVKENQIKDLIEDYKAKYEIAPELLDKDYDSLFIAAREECAMVNMMRANGCTAGVDNFEDLGALPQLPGVGPQRFPSEYGWGFSAEGDWKTAVLVRIGAVMGYGLEGGASLMEDYSYNFTPGNEMIMGSHMLEVSPSVGTIAKPRLEIHPLGIGGKADPVRLVFTVAPKKDAVVVSLADVRTRFRMLMNVVDVVEPLGSLDKLPCARALWKPEPNLEISAECWLRAGGSHHTCMTTSVGREAWEDFARIAGVELATIDAETTPREFERELEIEDMFHELANKH, encoded by the coding sequence ATGGCAATGGAAAATCCGTTCGAAGGCAAGGAGATCTGGTTCGGCGTCGGTTCGCAGGACCTGTACGGCGAGGAGGCACTGCGACAGGTGGCGCAACAGTCCGCCGAGATTGTCGATTCGCTCAACGCGAGTGGCCGCATCCCCGTCAAGCTTGTACTTAAGCCCACGCTGAAGTCGTCTGACGGCGTGCGTCGCTTCATGGTGGACGCCTCGGCCGATGATTCATGCATCGGCGTGATCACGTGGATGCACACCTTCTCGCCGGCGAAGATGTGGATCCGTGGGCTCGAGGCGCTGCGCAAGCCATTGCTGCAGCTTAACACCCAACACCATTTCGAGATTCCATGGGAGACCATTGACATGGATTTCATGAATCTCAACCAGGCCGCGCACGGTGATCGTGAATACGGCTACATTGTCACTCGCCTCGGCATCCCGCGCAAGATCGTCGTGGGGCATTACACCGATCCCGCGGTGGCCGACAAGATCGGCGTGTGGGCGCGCGCCTGCGCCGGTTGGCAGGCCTCGAACACGATGAACGTGATGCGCTGGGGCGACAATATGCGCAACGTTGCCGTCACCGAAGGCGACAAGACCGAGGCGGAGCGTGTATTTGGCGCCTCGATCAACACCTGGGCCGTCAACGAGCTCGTCGCCGCGTACGATGCGGTCAAGGAGAACCAGATCAAGGACCTCATCGAGGACTACAAGGCGAAGTACGAGATCGCGCCCGAGCTGCTGGACAAGGACTATGATTCGCTGTTCATCGCCGCTCGTGAGGAATGCGCAATGGTGAACATGATGCGTGCCAATGGCTGCACGGCGGGCGTCGACAACTTCGAGGACCTCGGCGCGTTGCCGCAGCTGCCTGGTGTGGGGCCGCAGCGCTTCCCATCCGAATATGGCTGGGGTTTCTCTGCCGAAGGTGACTGGAAGACGGCAGTGCTCGTGCGCATCGGGGCCGTGATGGGCTACGGTCTCGAGGGTGGTGCGTCGCTCATGGAGGACTACTCCTATAACTTCACCCCGGGCAACGAGATGATCATGGGATCGCACATGCTTGAGGTCTCGCCGTCGGTGGGCACAATCGCCAAGCCGCGTCTCGAGATCCATCCGCTCGGCATCGGCGGCAAGGCCGATCCGGTCCGTCTGGTGTTCACCGTGGCTCCGAAGAAGGATGCGGTCGTGGTCTCGCTCGCCGACGTCCGTACTCGGTTCCGTATGCTCATGAATGTGGTCGATGTGGTCGAACCGCTCGGCTCGCTCGACAAGCTGCCATGCGCCCGTGCGCTGTGGAAGCCGGAGCCGAATCTGGAGATTTCCGCCGAATGCTGGCTGCGTGCAGGCGGCTCCCACCACACGTGCATGACCACCTCGGTCGGCCGTGAGGCATGGGAGGACTTCGCGCGCATCGCCGGCGTCGAACTCGCGACGATCGACGCCGAGACCACGCCGCGCGAATTCGAACGCGAACTCGAGATTGAGGACATGTTCCACGAGCTCGCCAACAAGCACTGA
- a CDS encoding aldo/keto reductase → MSTLADQTPDIPLITLHDGSRIPQIGLGVLRIDDEGVVPVVESALEVGYRHIDGAAGYNNEEGVGRALAATGYNTGEKRESLWMTTKLRDSEQGYDSAMRAFDRSLELLQLDYVDMYMIHWPTPFDWRSGETWKAFAKLREDGRVRTLGVCNFMPEHLDRLYEETGEYPTVNQIELHPTWQQRAVVEYCRAHDIAVEAYSPMARGADLANGVVERIAAAHGVTPAQVILRWHIENGTIIIPKSVHTERQCENLDLFGFALTPQEHAEIDALDGPTRAGHDPMTFTYA, encoded by the coding sequence ATGAGCACGCTCGCTGACCAGACTCCAGATATTCCCCTCATCACTCTGCACGACGGCAGCAGGATTCCGCAGATAGGCCTCGGCGTGCTGCGCATCGACGATGAGGGCGTGGTGCCGGTTGTTGAATCGGCGCTGGAAGTAGGGTATCGCCATATCGATGGCGCCGCGGGATACAACAACGAGGAGGGTGTAGGACGTGCGCTTGCCGCGACCGGTTACAACACGGGGGAGAAGCGTGAATCATTGTGGATGACCACGAAGCTGCGTGATTCCGAGCAGGGTTACGATTCTGCAATGCGTGCGTTCGACCGGTCTCTTGAGCTGCTGCAGCTCGACTATGTGGACATGTACATGATCCACTGGCCCACGCCGTTCGATTGGCGCAGTGGTGAGACGTGGAAAGCGTTCGCGAAACTACGTGAAGACGGCCGTGTACGTACGCTCGGCGTCTGCAATTTCATGCCCGAGCACCTCGACAGGTTGTATGAGGAGACGGGTGAATACCCGACGGTCAATCAGATCGAACTGCACCCCACGTGGCAGCAGCGCGCTGTGGTGGAATACTGTCGTGCGCACGATATCGCCGTCGAGGCGTATTCGCCGATGGCACGCGGTGCCGACCTCGCGAACGGCGTTGTCGAGCGCATCGCCGCTGCGCATGGTGTGACTCCTGCGCAGGTGATTCTGCGTTGGCATATCGAGAACGGTACGATCATCATCCCCAAGTCCGTGCATACTGAACGCCAGTGCGAGAATCTCGATCTGTTCGGCTTCGCGTTGACTCCGCAGGAGCATGCCGAGATCGATGCGCTCGACGGCCCCACGCGCGCCGGCCATGACCCGATGACGTTCACGTACGCCTGA
- a CDS encoding phosphoenolpyruvate carboxylase, giving the protein MTDQEQTITPADATIVTSGLGTKGPEERTLPATLQEDMDLCLNILREVLSEYDENLLKTFDTVRQYAVDASAERFSGVLTDTHPERDDLEMAVKTIDAMNLHDAQLLARAFATYFHLANLCEENYRVAVLHEREAKVDDTQAIDPVNEMTKAYHQLISEMGPAKAKELLERLEFHPVFTAHPTEARRKAVEGKIRRIAQLLEAHRLLGGSDKKENSRRLYNEIDALFRTSPIALKKPTPVEEADTILDIFDNTLFHTIPMVYRRFDDWVLGDKAGIEPPACPAFFHPGSWIGSDRDGNPNVTAKVSRQVARKFSDHVLAALEEATRTVGRNMTVESETTPPSDELHTLWNQQKEISERLTGKASLISTKELHRAVLLVMADRLHYTIKRDTDLMYHNCDDFLADLRVVQRSLAEAGDKRAAYGPLQDLIWQTETFGFHMVEMEFRQHSVVHARALDDIREHGLHGERGPLQPMTHEVLDTFRALGAIQKRNGVKAARRYIISFTKSAKNVRDVYELNRLAFSNPDDAPVIDVIPLFEQLEDLENSVSVLDEMLKIPEVQARLKQTGRKMEVMLGYSDSSKDAGPTTATLALHSAQERIAKWADENDIDLTLFHGRGGAVGRGGGPANRAVLAQPKGSVKCRFKLTEQGEVIFARYGNPVLAIRHVESVAAATLLQSAPSVEKTNTEMTEKYKPMADQLSEVSHETFLDLLNSEDFAPWFSIVTPLTEIGLLPIGSRPAKRGLGAKSLDDLRTIPWIFSWAQARINLAAWYGLGSACESFGDLATLRKAYEEWPLFSTFIDNIEMSLAKTDERIAKMYLALGDRPDLSKKVLDEMELTRKWVLKIVGDEWPLQHRHVLGQAIRIRSPYVDALSVTQVLALRSLRKKVDKEELSESQLAGFIYLILCTVSGVAAGLQNTG; this is encoded by the coding sequence ATGACTGATCAAGAGCAAACGATCACGCCGGCCGATGCCACGATCGTGACGTCCGGGCTCGGCACCAAAGGTCCCGAAGAGCGCACGCTTCCCGCGACATTGCAGGAAGATATGGACTTGTGTCTGAACATTCTGCGCGAAGTGCTTTCCGAATACGACGAGAATCTCCTCAAAACGTTTGACACCGTGCGTCAATATGCCGTCGATGCCAGCGCCGAACGGTTCTCCGGCGTGCTCACCGACACCCATCCCGAGCGCGATGATCTCGAAATGGCCGTCAAGACGATCGATGCGATGAATCTGCACGACGCCCAGCTGCTCGCCCGCGCGTTCGCCACGTACTTCCATCTGGCGAATCTGTGCGAGGAAAACTACCGTGTGGCCGTGCTCCATGAGCGTGAGGCCAAGGTGGACGACACTCAGGCCATCGATCCGGTGAACGAGATGACGAAGGCATACCACCAGCTCATCTCCGAAATGGGCCCGGCCAAGGCCAAGGAGCTGCTCGAACGCCTCGAATTCCACCCGGTGTTCACCGCGCACCCCACCGAGGCGCGCCGCAAGGCCGTGGAAGGCAAGATCCGCCGCATCGCACAGCTGCTCGAAGCACACCGTCTGCTCGGCGGCTCCGACAAGAAGGAGAACAGCCGTCGCCTGTACAACGAGATTGACGCACTGTTCCGCACGTCGCCGATTGCGCTGAAGAAGCCGACGCCTGTCGAAGAGGCCGACACGATTCTCGACATCTTCGACAACACGCTGTTCCACACGATTCCGATGGTCTACCGTCGTTTCGATGACTGGGTGCTCGGCGACAAGGCCGGCATCGAGCCGCCGGCATGCCCCGCGTTCTTCCACCCGGGCAGCTGGATCGGTTCCGACCGCGACGGCAACCCGAACGTCACCGCCAAGGTGAGCCGTCAGGTGGCCCGCAAGTTCAGCGACCATGTGCTCGCCGCGCTCGAGGAGGCCACGCGTACCGTCGGCCGCAACATGACCGTCGAATCCGAGACCACGCCGCCGAGCGATGAGCTGCACACGCTGTGGAACCAGCAGAAGGAGATCAGCGAGCGACTCACCGGCAAGGCGTCGCTCATCTCCACGAAGGAACTGCATCGTGCGGTGCTGCTCGTCATGGCCGACCGCCTGCATTACACGATCAAGCGCGACACCGATCTCATGTACCACAACTGCGACGACTTCCTCGCGGATCTTCGCGTGGTGCAACGTTCGCTCGCCGAGGCCGGCGACAAGCGCGCCGCCTACGGCCCGCTGCAGGACCTCATCTGGCAGACCGAGACCTTCGGCTTCCACATGGTCGAAATGGAGTTCCGTCAGCATTCGGTGGTGCACGCGCGTGCCCTCGACGACATTCGCGAGCATGGCCTGCATGGCGAACGTGGACCGTTGCAGCCGATGACACATGAGGTGCTCGACACCTTCCGTGCCCTCGGCGCGATTCAGAAGCGCAATGGCGTCAAGGCCGCCCGTCGCTACATCATCTCGTTCACGAAGAGCGCGAAGAATGTGCGCGACGTGTACGAGCTCAACCGTCTGGCGTTCTCGAACCCGGACGACGCCCCGGTGATCGACGTGATCCCGCTGTTCGAACAGCTCGAGGATCTCGAGAACTCGGTCTCGGTGCTCGACGAGATGCTGAAGATTCCCGAGGTGCAGGCCCGACTCAAGCAGACCGGCCGCAAGATGGAGGTCATGCTCGGCTACTCGGATTCATCGAAGGACGCCGGCCCCACCACCGCCACGCTCGCGCTGCACTCCGCGCAGGAGCGCATTGCGAAGTGGGCGGACGAGAACGACATCGATCTGACGCTGTTCCACGGCCGCGGCGGCGCCGTCGGTCGCGGCGGCGGTCCGGCCAACCGCGCGGTGCTCGCACAGCCGAAGGGTTCAGTCAAGTGCCGCTTCAAGCTCACCGAGCAGGGCGAGGTCATCTTCGCCCGCTACGGCAATCCGGTGCTCGCCATCCGCCACGTCGAGTCCGTGGCCGCCGCGACGCTGTTGCAGTCGGCTCCGAGCGTGGAGAAGACGAACACCGAGATGACCGAGAAATACAAGCCGATGGCGGATCAGCTCAGCGAAGTTTCACATGAAACGTTCCTTGATCTGCTCAACAGCGAGGACTTCGCACCGTGGTTCTCGATCGTCACGCCGCTGACCGAGATCGGCTTGCTGCCGATCGGTTCCCGCCCTGCGAAGCGCGGCTTGGGAGCCAAGTCGCTCGACGATCTGCGTACGATTCCATGGATCTTCTCGTGGGCCCAGGCCCGCATCAACCTCGCCGCCTGGTATGGCCTCGGCTCCGCATGCGAGTCGTTCGGCGACCTCGCCACGCTGCGCAAGGCATACGAGGAATGGCCGCTGTTCTCCACCTTCATCGACAACATCGAGATGTCACTGGCGAAGACCGACGAACGCATCGCGAAGATGTACCTTGCACTCGGCGACCGCCCGGACCTCTCGAAGAAGGTGCTCGACGAGATGGAGCTCACACGCAAGTGGGTGCTCAAGATCGTGGGCGACGAATGGCCTCTGCAGCACCGTCATGTGCTTGGCCAGGCGATTCGCATCCGCTCCCCGTACGTCGACGCACTGTCTGTCACGCAGGTGCTCGCATTGCGTTCGCTGCGTAAGAAGGTCGACAAGGAGGAGCTCTCCGAAAGCCAGCTGGCAGGATTCATCTACCTGATTCTGTGCACCGTTTCGGGTGTCGCCGCCGGCCTGCAGAACACCGGCTGA
- a CDS encoding threonine/serine exporter family protein, whose product MSKSEEESATTTDDMHGHDRHSARVHWRSRPVKSAAGAVRRFHSHAIPLDMEDIERDWDKPITDAGIAAKASVIVRVGMLDLGAGTGSFRVREMMHRIAYPLGVHVRADVNLTDIQASCTDGKERITEVVNLPTTGVNTERIWLLEHFADWFSVNLGAGTMYHRRTEVSRQLMQPNTLGTRDASQISAETAKQLRERLKQEARAQKLAAKRASLRSRVAERVAERAKKKLPEDEYAEHFDHLEEHAEKRVRESGPITVGQVHKRLDLIERRKPLYSSAFSGFAAACACAAFVFLLGGAPYDMIGAFIGAGLGQWARRRLFAHHLNQFFVTFVAVAVAALACVGTLRLIGIFDPVALHHDTAYIGAMLFVIPGFPLITGGLDMAKIDFPSGVQRIAYVCCIILMATLAGWMVAVLVHLNPQGFDTPPLNPWATGALRALFAFVGVWGFSVLFNSPQRMCLVAATIGMITDTLRLEIVDWGVPAEAGAFIGALLAGLIASAWRSAVRHGLLAPHLGYPRICLTVPSIVIMVPGLYMYRAMFYLGQFNTLLALDWAFRAFMVIICLPIGLAMARVITDKSWRYDV is encoded by the coding sequence GTGAGTAAGAGCGAAGAAGAATCTGCAACCACCACCGACGACATGCATGGTCACGACCGGCACAGCGCACGCGTGCACTGGCGTTCCCGGCCCGTGAAGTCGGCGGCCGGGGCGGTGCGCAGATTCCATTCGCACGCGATCCCGCTCGACATGGAAGACATTGAGCGCGACTGGGACAAGCCGATCACCGACGCGGGCATCGCCGCCAAAGCCAGCGTGATCGTACGCGTGGGCATGCTCGATCTCGGCGCGGGCACCGGAAGCTTCCGTGTGCGCGAGATGATGCACCGCATCGCATACCCGCTCGGCGTGCATGTGCGCGCGGATGTCAATCTGACCGACATCCAGGCCTCGTGCACCGACGGCAAGGAACGCATCACCGAAGTCGTGAATCTGCCGACGACCGGCGTGAACACCGAGCGGATCTGGCTGCTCGAGCATTTCGCGGACTGGTTCAGCGTCAATCTCGGCGCGGGCACCATGTACCACCGTCGCACCGAGGTCTCACGCCAGCTCATGCAGCCGAACACGCTGGGCACGCGCGACGCCTCGCAGATCTCCGCGGAGACGGCGAAACAGCTGCGAGAACGGCTCAAGCAGGAGGCACGCGCGCAAAAACTCGCGGCGAAACGGGCGAGCCTGCGCTCACGGGTCGCCGAGCGGGTTGCCGAACGCGCGAAGAAGAAGTTGCCCGAAGACGAATACGCCGAGCATTTCGACCATCTCGAAGAACATGCCGAGAAGCGCGTGCGCGAATCCGGGCCGATCACGGTGGGCCAGGTGCACAAGCGCCTCGACTTGATCGAACGCCGCAAGCCGCTCTATTCGTCGGCCTTCTCCGGATTCGCCGCCGCCTGCGCCTGCGCGGCCTTCGTGTTCCTGCTCGGCGGTGCGCCCTACGACATGATCGGTGCGTTCATCGGCGCCGGACTCGGCCAATGGGCGCGACGCAGACTGTTCGCGCACCACCTGAACCAGTTCTTCGTCACCTTTGTGGCGGTGGCGGTGGCGGCGCTCGCCTGCGTGGGCACGCTGCGGCTCATCGGCATATTCGACCCGGTCGCGCTCCACCACGACACCGCCTACATCGGCGCCATGCTGTTCGTGATCCCCGGCTTCCCACTCATCACCGGCGGCCTTGACATGGCGAAGATAGACTTCCCCTCCGGGGTGCAACGCATCGCCTACGTGTGCTGCATCATATTGATGGCCACGCTCGCGGGCTGGATGGTCGCCGTGCTCGTGCACCTGAACCCGCAAGGCTTCGACACGCCGCCGTTGAATCCGTGGGCCACTGGTGCCCTGCGCGCACTGTTCGCGTTCGTTGGCGTGTGGGGCTTCTCTGTGCTGTTCAATTCACCGCAGCGCATGTGCCTAGTGGCCGCCACGATCGGCATGATCACCGACACCCTGCGCTTGGAGATCGTGGATTGGGGTGTTCCCGCCGAAGCTGGTGCCTTCATTGGCGCCCTGCTTGCCGGTCTCATCGCCTCCGCTTGGCGTTCCGCAGTGCGGCACGGTCTGCTCGCACCGCATCTGGGTTACCCGCGCATCTGCCTGACGGTGCCGTCGATTGTGATCATGGTGCCCGGCTTGTATATGTACCGCGCGATGTTCTATCTCGGCCAGTTCAACACACTGCTCGCTCTGGACTGGGCGTTCCGTGCGTTCATGGTGATCATCTGCCTGCCTATCGGCCTTGCGATGGCGCGCGTGATCACCGACAAATCCTGGCGCTACGACGTGTGA
- the trpS gene encoding tryptophan--tRNA ligase codes for MTDDMNAQLTAAGNEMSASFLAAKKRSDETLAKLKANPGKFTMLTGDRPTGRLHLGHFFGSIRERVAMQNLGVNTNIIIADYQVITDRDTTEHIDDNVLNLVLDYMAAGIDPEKTMIFTHSAVPAENQLMLPFLSLVTEAELHRNPTVKSEMESSGHALTGLLLTYPVHQACDILFCKANVVPIGKDNLPHVEITRTIARRFNERYAKKNPVFPEPAAILSEAPEIPGLDGRKMSKSYGNSIMLGATAEETAKLIKKSPTDSERTITFDPVNRPQVSALLTTAGLVTGRDPSEIAAEIGNAGAGALKKYVIDSVNEFLAPHRERRAELAKDMDSVRDILHDGNARANAIANQTLDEVREAMGMRYDR; via the coding sequence ATGACCGACGACATGAACGCGCAACTCACCGCGGCGGGCAATGAAATGAGCGCGAGCTTCCTCGCGGCGAAGAAGCGTTCCGACGAAACGCTCGCCAAGCTCAAGGCGAACCCGGGCAAATTCACCATGCTCACCGGAGACCGTCCCACCGGCCGTCTGCATCTCGGCCACTTCTTCGGCTCCATCCGCGAGCGTGTCGCCATGCAGAACCTCGGCGTGAACACGAACATCATCATCGCCGACTATCAGGTGATCACCGACCGCGATACCACCGAGCACATCGACGACAACGTGCTCAATCTCGTGCTGGACTACATGGCCGCCGGCATCGACCCCGAGAAGACGATGATCTTCACGCATTCCGCCGTGCCAGCCGAGAATCAGCTCATGCTGCCGTTCCTCTCGCTGGTCACCGAAGCCGAGCTGCACCGCAACCCGACGGTGAAATCTGAGATGGAATCCTCCGGCCATGCGCTCACCGGACTGCTGCTCACCTACCCGGTTCACCAGGCGTGCGACATCCTGTTCTGCAAGGCGAACGTGGTGCCGATCGGCAAAGATAATCTGCCGCACGTCGAGATCACGCGCACGATCGCGCGCCGCTTCAACGAACGCTATGCAAAGAAGAATCCGGTGTTCCCCGAGCCGGCCGCGATTCTGTCGGAGGCGCCGGAGATCCCCGGACTCGACGGCCGCAAGATGAGCAAATCGTACGGCAATTCGATCATGCTGGGCGCGACCGCCGAGGAGACCGCCAAGCTGATCAAGAAGAGCCCCACCGATTCCGAGCGCACCATCACGTTCGACCCGGTCAATCGCCCGCAGGTCTCCGCGCTGCTCACCACCGCGGGTCTGGTCACCGGCCGCGACCCGAGTGAGATCGCCGCCGAGATCGGCAATGCCGGTGCTGGCGCGCTCAAGAAGTATGTGATCGACTCGGTGAACGAATTCCTCGCACCGCACCGTGAGCGTCGTGCCGAGCTCGCCAAGGACATGGATTCCGTGCGCGACATTCTGCATGACGGCAACGCCCGCGCGAACGCGATTGCGAACCAGACGCTCGACGAGGTGCGCGAGGCCATGGGCATGCGCTACGACCGCTGA
- a CDS encoding DUF3073 domain-containing protein, whose translation MGRGRQKAKQQKIARKLKYMTTDTDYDELAKELGAHEPGTGSFDPFADVENDEFEAQDVDETVDDLDEYAKWAAEAAAKATTGEMPETHAQPKPKPHKPIPMPVPETFKHTDQQE comes from the coding sequence ATGGGCCGCGGACGTCAGAAAGCCAAACAGCAGAAGATCGCCAGGAAGCTCAAGTATATGACCACTGACACGGATTACGACGAGCTTGCCAAGGAATTGGGCGCGCACGAGCCGGGGACCGGCTCATTCGATCCATTTGCCGATGTCGAGAACGACGAATTCGAGGCACAGGACGTCGACGAGACGGTGGATGACCTCGACGAATACGCGAAGTGGGCCGCCGAAGCAGCGGCGAAGGCCACAACCGGAGAGATGCCGGAGACTCACGCGCAACCCAAACCAAAGCCGCACAAGCCGATTCCGATGCCAGTGCCGGAAACCTTCAAACACACAGACCAGCAGGAGTAG
- a CDS encoding sterol carrier family protein translates to MAAIRKQDMMRGMQAYDDWCTAARAAAETTPALDIAPQLDRTTMAMAVRYSLHQLEIKAPGPGVEVRVAPYAVVKILEGPASDPHNLTPPDVIELDPQVWLRVASGITTWHEEQKAGRISAVGERDDLSPLLPLG, encoded by the coding sequence ATGGCAGCAATTCGTAAGCAAGATATGATGCGTGGCATGCAGGCATACGACGATTGGTGCACGGCGGCGCGCGCAGCAGCCGAGACCACGCCGGCCCTCGACATCGCACCCCAGCTCGACCGCACCACCATGGCCATGGCCGTGCGCTACTCACTTCACCAGCTGGAAATCAAGGCACCCGGCCCGGGAGTGGAGGTACGCGTTGCGCCGTACGCGGTGGTCAAGATCCTGGAAGGCCCCGCCTCGGATCCGCATAATCTCACACCTCCCGACGTGATCGAACTCGATCCGCAGGTTTGGCTGCGCGTCGCCAGCGGCATCACCACATGGCACGAGGAGCAGAAGGCCGGGCGCATCAGCGCGGTCGGCGAGCGCGACGATCTCTCGCCGCTGCTGCCGCTCGGCTGA